In Rosa rugosa chromosome 4, drRosRugo1.1, whole genome shotgun sequence, the genomic stretch CAAGACACTTTACAAAGTGCAGCTTACATATTTGGTCATTTACCTCATACTTTTCCATTATTTTATCACTTGTTAGACCACATTATTTACATATAATATGATTGATGACTTTTTGTAAATAGATTCTAAGTCAACTCTCATCTATTCTCTTTATTGTAAAATCATCGTTTCAACAAGCTGATCGGCTGAATGGTTACTGCAGATGTGTCCTTGGGAGAATTTACCAATCCTAAGAAACCAGAAGGTTTAACGAATGCCTTCTGTTGGTAGCATTTCGGCAACAACCAATAGAAACTACCACAATCAAGATCAAATTCAGAGTATTATTACTTCATTTCCTTTGATAGATCAGTTAGATGCCTTTTATCTTCTGAATCCCAGTGGTGATCTAAATTATACACAAAATGAATTTGAGACATGGTTTAGAGATCAAAACTTGGAGGTAATAGCTCTTTCTATACAAGAAAGAACATGCCATGTAGACACCTGCAGATTAAAAATCTAGAATATAAGTTCTGTAGGGGGATCTGAATCTTGTCCCTCCTCACACACGCATCATTGCATTTCTCACCAATTTATGTTTTAAATTAGATGCATGAGTGTTTGACAATGAATCATAGACAGATTATATGTCCCATACAATAATGTTTCACTTGAATAACATTACATGGGAGGCTGGATGCGCACCTCCTGCTGAAGAATTGGCAGTAGCATTGAAAAGCAATGATCTATTTATGTACATTGGCCATGGATGTGGTATGTTTCGATTTTACATATTGCTCATGTGTTGCTGTATCTATGCAGTTACTTCTATTATTTTGCATAACAGGTTACACAATCATCTGTTTTGAACTTTTATTTTGTGTACGTGCCGTGGTACAGGGCAACAATATATTCCTAGACTTGAGATTCAGAGACTGGAACACTGTGCCTCAACTCTCCTGATGGGAAGTGGTTCTCTGAAAATGGATGTTATGTTCCACAAGGTACTCCACTATCCTATCTGCTGGCCGGTTTTCCTGTCATTGTCGCCAATTTGTGGGATTTGACGGACAGGGATATTGACCGATCCGCAAAGGggcttgattcttggttgaaAGCAAGGTCGAGTCCCTGTGTGGGTTGTGCCCAATGCAACAAGAAAGTTGCAAAGAAGAAATTGGCCACACACACCTGTCTTGTGAGCATAGGCCGAAGGTTGGATCATTGATGAGTGAAGCACGTAAAACTTGCCAGTTACCTTCCTTGATTGGAGCAGCACCGCTATGCTATGGTGTCCTAACTGACATATGGAAAAAGGAGTTGTAGTACCATCACTGGTTGCAAATGCAGATGAACATGAAAGATGTTAATCGCTTTTCCTCCAATTTTTGTCAATATCTTAGCAAATGAGTATATGGTAATCAAAGAAGGGCAAAGCCGAAGTACCACTAACAGATATAGTGAAGGTTGATTCAACACATACCATTGTAATCCTTTCTGTTTTTCCCCTCTGCGCTTCTCAAGCTTTCCAATGTCAATAGCTggtaatgttttgttttgtcaaAAGGATCTAAAGTGATGAATGAACCATAAGTCCAAAGTGGACCATTGGTCGAGTGCTACATGGAGAAGGTTAACGAGTCTTAATATATCGCGCACCTCTATCTAAAGACGTCTCTTTCATATAAGAAAATCATTTTATTTGAGTCAAGCTTCTCTTTGTATTACTATGAGTACTCAGGTGGACTAGAGACATGAATTATGAGCAATCAAACACCCGGTAATCTTTATATTTACTGATTCACTAGTGAGACTGTAAACACCAAGATGGATGTAACCCTTTTTGTTGAATGACAACCCTAACTACCAGATCTATATTCGAGTTTTAGTGCATCACCAGCTTGGTGATACCAAGTTGACATTTAACCTCAATGTCGACAAGGTAGTCTAACATTAATACTTGCTTAGACAGCTAAGGTAAACGTCGGTCGAAATGAGACGTATTTTCAACTTTGGTCACCTATCAAGTGCAACcaactctttttatttttttattttttttatgagatATTCGGATTTTTATAACAGTTTTTAGTCACCTCATCATATCCCCGAGGCTTTGGAAATGGCAAAGATGTCAGCTGACAGACGCCACAATAATCTTTGGTCATACATTTCGAGTCGGATAAAGCTTTTTCTACTGAATGGCGGCAAAAATATCCAGAAACCGAAAAATAACGATAATAACAAAGTCCTGATTGCTAATCAGAAAATCTAGTTCTCTTTGGAACTAATTAGAAAATCTTGAATATAATCACAAAATACAAATGTAGGCTTTTAATCCAGTGCGAAATACATACAGAAGAAGCTATATTCATAGGTTAAGGGGCAGATTACGGGTAACTAAGGAAAAGTTACATTTGAAAATATATTACACAACACAGGGAAAAGGTAAAATACCTCCATTTTACCTTTTCCCTTGCTATTCAAACGAGAAATAAATCAATGCAAATGCGAGAAAGTAAAATCAtaccttctttttttattttgctttGTGCAGAGTCCCTCCTAAAATTTGTGTGCCTACGCAATTTTCCTATTCCTCCCCCTTAACCATTGTTCAGCCTATTGTTCCTCACTATTTGCTTCTCTACGTCTACGTCTCCTCCCGGAGCGTCCCAGCAAGACCCTGCCATGACGCCGGAGCCGGCTCACCAATGACATGCCGCCATCATCATCACCGTTACTGTCATTGTCGTCATCTTGATCAGAGGAATCCAAACCACCAATAGGAGTCGTGTGCCGGATGCCAACGCTACCGTCTGATGCCTGGTGGAATGCCCTCTCATGCTGCCTCATCCGTCTGTTGGACCCAAATGCATGCCAAAGAAGAACCACATCCAAACCCAACCCGAACCCTGCATTCCTTCCTGCAGCATCTGCATCAAAACCACCATCCTCTTCGTCCGAATCAAATCCATAATTATTTCCTTCTATTACATAATCTCCAAAAAACATTGCTCCTGGCATGGACGACTGTATTGTGCTGATCACATCATCCTGTTCCCTCTCACGTTCAAGGCTTCTCCATTTCTGTTCAACTACAGGATCCACTTCCCGTGGCCGGGCTGACGGGTGCTCTGCCTTAACATGCTTCCTAAGCTCCTTGTAATTTCCAACAAATGAGCAGTTTTCTTGCATGCAGCTTCTCTGTTTTGCATCCAGATATTCTCGTGCTGGTTCAAGAACAGTCCAGCCTTTCACCTGGCCCCTACAGAGGGGGCATGCAAGCTCTGTGATTTCACACTTCTCAACTGGCAATCCAGAATCTGGTACCACAATTGGATTAGTGGCAGAGCCATGCAATGATTGTCCATGATCACATGACACTATTTTTGTGTAAGCTTTCTTGTACTGGTCAAGACAGTTGGAATGTCGAAAACTAGTCCCACACATGTATGGACGACAACCTTTGTCATGAGAGGAACATAGGAGAAGAACAGCATTGTGAGGGTATTCCATGCACACAGAACATGTTGCATCCTCCCAGTCCTTTTTCTCCAAGTTTTTGGAGCATTTCTTAGGGCACAGATCCTCAAAGATATCTTGATTAGAGCTCAATGGGTATGGAGCTGACCTGTATTGTCGAGAAGCAATCCTGCGTCGTCCCCTGCTACCTTTTGCCATTTTCCGGGTATACCTGAAAACCATATTGCGCATATACAAATACATGAACCTTTAAAATTTTGAGCTATACgcattatatatataaacacgtgcgcgcgcgcacacacacgtATGTAATATGAAAAATGTCACAAACACACATATGTACATGACTACTACATGCATACATATGTGAATCTGGGGTTTAATTATCACTGATTAACAGGAGCAAAATAAGAAATCAGAATCCCACGTCAGAAAACAAATCATATGCAGTTTTCATCATCAATAATTTGAGGAACACATCTCACAATGGATCCAGAACACAAAACATAAATTTGCTGAGAATACTCAACTTCTGCCTATAGTTTGGTGGAACAAAGGACATAAGACAAAACTTCTTGTCTGAAAagttgcttaaaaaaaaaaatccccatCAGCAGTTTCTATAGCAAGCCAAGAAAGCATTAGACATCAAGCTGGAGGCACTTATGACACTTCATGAATCATACTATCAAACTCCTTCAGGCACTTTGCTCCATAATCTCCTAATCTCCTATCCTATAGATATTTGGATTCTGTACTTAA encodes the following:
- the LOC133742922 gene encoding uncharacterized protein LOC133742922 isoform X2, which encodes MAKGSRGRRRIASRQYRSAPYPLSSNQDIFEDLCPKKCSKNLEKKDWEDATCSVCMEYPHNAVLLLCSSHDKGCRPYMCGTSFRHSNCLDQYKKAYTKIVSCDHGQSLHGSATNPIVVPDSGLPVEKCEITELACPLCRGQVKGWTVLEPAREYLDAKQRSCMQENCSFVGNYKELRKHVKAEHPSARPREVDPVVEQKWRSLEREREQDDVISTIQSSMPGAMFFGDYVIEGNNYGFDSDEEDGGFDADAAGRNAGFGLGLDVVLLWHAFGSNRRMRQHERAFHQASDGSVGIRHTTPIGGLDSSDQDDDNDSNGDDDGGMSLVSRLRRHGRVLLGRSGRRRRRREANSEEQ
- the LOC133742922 gene encoding uncharacterized protein LOC133742922 isoform X1, with the translated sequence MSPGCGQVTLKYTRKMAKGSRGRRRIASRQYRSAPYPLSSNQDIFEDLCPKKCSKNLEKKDWEDATCSVCMEYPHNAVLLLCSSHDKGCRPYMCGTSFRHSNCLDQYKKAYTKIVSCDHGQSLHGSATNPIVVPDSGLPVEKCEITELACPLCRGQVKGWTVLEPAREYLDAKQRSCMQENCSFVGNYKELRKHVKAEHPSARPREVDPVVEQKWRSLEREREQDDVISTIQSSMPGAMFFGDYVIEGNNYGFDSDEEDGGFDADAAGRNAGFGLGLDVVLLWHAFGSNRRMRQHERAFHQASDGSVGIRHTTPIGGLDSSDQDDDNDSNGDDDGGMSLVSRLRRHGRVLLGRSGRRRRRREANSEEQ